The Oxalobacteraceae bacterium OTU3CINTB1 genome includes a window with the following:
- the ubiA gene encoding 4-hydroxybenzoate octaprenyltransferase: MNKLQLYFRLVRLDKPIGTLLLLWPTLCALWLASGGIPDWKLIVIFSLGTLLMRSAGCAINDYADQDFDKHVKRTAQRPITSGRISGKEALAIAAGLAIVSFCLILPLNTLTKQLSVAAVIIAGTYPYFKRFFALPQAYLGIAFGFGIPMAFAAVQATVPPLAWVLLLGNVFWALAYDTEYAMVDRDDDLKIGIKTSAITFGRYDVAAVMLCYGVHLALLLVCGLQMGLGLWFLAGLAVATGIALYHYTLIRARERDACFYAFRHNNWLGAAVFAGIAVDYALR, translated from the coding sequence ATGAACAAGCTGCAGCTGTATTTCCGCCTGGTCAGACTGGACAAACCCATCGGCACCTTGCTGCTGCTGTGGCCGACGCTATGCGCGCTGTGGCTGGCCTCCGGCGGCATACCGGACTGGAAACTGATCGTGATCTTCTCGCTTGGCACACTGCTGATGCGCTCGGCCGGCTGCGCGATCAACGACTACGCCGACCAGGACTTCGACAAGCACGTCAAACGCACCGCGCAGCGTCCCATCACCAGCGGGCGCATCAGCGGCAAGGAAGCGCTGGCCATCGCCGCCGGGCTGGCGATTGTCTCGTTCTGCCTGATCCTGCCGCTCAACACGCTGACCAAGCAGTTATCGGTGGCGGCGGTCATCATCGCCGGCACCTATCCCTATTTCAAGCGCTTCTTTGCACTCCCGCAAGCCTACCTGGGCATCGCCTTCGGCTTCGGCATTCCGATGGCGTTCGCCGCGGTCCAGGCCACCGTGCCGCCGCTGGCCTGGGTGCTACTGCTGGGCAACGTGTTCTGGGCGCTGGCCTATGACACCGAATACGCGATGGTCGACCGCGACGACGACCTGAAGATCGGCATCAAGACCTCGGCCATCACCTTCGGCCGCTACGACGTCGCCGCCGTCATGCTGTGCTACGGCGTGCATCTGGCGCTGCTGCTGGTGTGCGGGCTGCAGATGGGATTGGGGTTGTGGTTCCTCGCCGGCCTGGCGGTGGCCACCGGCATCGCGCTGTATCACTACACCTTGATCCGCGCACGGGAGCGCGACGCGTGTTTTTACGCTTTCCGCCATAATAACTGGCTGGGTGCAGCGGTGTTTGCGGGTATTGCCGTCGATTACGCGCTGCGCTGA
- the rfaE2 gene encoding D-glycero-beta-D-manno-heptose 1-phosphate adenylyltransferase: protein MPQFEDKLCTREQLAARVAALPKPVVLTNGVFDILHRGHVTYLAQARALGASLVVAANTDASVKRLGKGDDRPLNNCADRMAVLAALESVSLVVDFDEDTALEVVQQARPEIYAKGGDYQMDAIPEGKAVLAYGGQAIAIDFEHDRSTTKLLTKVRAQRPA from the coding sequence ATGCCCCAATTTGAAGACAAGCTCTGCACCCGTGAACAACTGGCCGCGCGCGTGGCCGCGCTGCCCAAACCGGTGGTGCTGACCAACGGCGTATTCGATATCCTGCACCGGGGCCACGTCACGTATCTGGCGCAGGCGCGCGCGCTGGGGGCGTCGCTGGTGGTCGCCGCCAACACCGACGCGTCGGTCAAGCGGCTGGGCAAGGGCGACGACCGGCCGCTGAACAACTGCGCCGACCGCATGGCGGTGCTGGCCGCGCTGGAGTCGGTCAGCCTGGTGGTGGATTTCGACGAGGACACGGCGCTGGAGGTGGTGCAGCAGGCACGGCCCGAGATCTACGCCAAGGGCGGCGATTATCAGATGGATGCCATTCCGGAGGGTAAGGCGGTGCTGGCGTACGGCGGGCAGGCGATCGCGATCGATTTCGAGCATGACCGCTCGACCACCAAATTGTTGACCAAGGTGCGCGCGCAGCGTCCGGCATGA
- a CDS encoding hydrogen peroxide-inducible genes activator yields the protein MTLTELKYIVAVARAKHFGHAAEACYVAQPTLSVAIKKLEDELGVVLFERGGAEISVTPLGAQIVAQAERVLEQTAAIKELAKQNKDPLAGPLRLGVIYTIGPYLLPPLVKGMIDKVPQMPLILQENFTVRLLEMLRQGELDAAIMALPLPDHGMAMQALYDEPFVVAMPAQHPWTKRKTIPADDLKTENMLLLGNGHCFRDQVLEVCPEMARFSAPGNGMQRTFEGSSLETIRHMVASGIGLTVLPRASVPDMNTTEGMLQFRNFDAPQPSRRVVIVWRKSFTRKAAIDAVCEVVASCNLPGITTLCEE from the coding sequence ATGACTCTGACCGAACTGAAATACATAGTAGCCGTTGCGCGAGCGAAACATTTCGGACACGCCGCCGAGGCTTGCTACGTTGCGCAGCCGACGCTGTCGGTCGCCATCAAAAAACTCGAAGACGAGCTGGGCGTGGTGCTGTTCGAACGGGGCGGCGCCGAGATCTCGGTCACCCCGCTGGGCGCGCAAATCGTGGCCCAGGCCGAACGCGTGCTGGAGCAGACCGCCGCGATCAAGGAACTGGCCAAACAGAACAAAGACCCGCTGGCCGGCCCGCTGCGCCTGGGCGTGATCTACACCATCGGCCCATACCTGCTGCCGCCGCTGGTCAAGGGCATGATCGACAAAGTGCCGCAAATGCCGTTGATTTTGCAGGAAAATTTCACCGTGCGGCTGCTGGAGATGCTGCGCCAGGGCGAGCTCGACGCGGCCATCATGGCGCTGCCGCTGCCCGACCACGGCATGGCGATGCAGGCACTGTACGACGAGCCGTTCGTGGTCGCCATGCCGGCCCAGCACCCGTGGACCAAACGCAAGACCATCCCCGCCGACGACCTCAAGACCGAAAACATGCTGTTGCTCGGTAACGGACACTGCTTCCGCGACCAGGTGCTGGAAGTGTGCCCGGAAATGGCGCGCTTCTCGGCGCCCGGCAACGGCATGCAGCGCACCTTCGAAGGCTCGTCGCTGGAAACCATCCGTCACATGGTCGCCAGCGGCATCGGCCTGACCGTGTTGCCGCGCGCCTCGGTGCCGGACATGAACACCACCGAAGGCATGCTGCAGTTCCGCAACTTCGACGCGCCGCAGCCATCGCGCCGCGTCGTCATCGTCTGGCGCAAGAGCTTCACCCGCAAGGCGGCCATCGACGCCGTCTGCGAAGTCGTCGCCTCCTGCAACCTGCCGGGCATCACCACCCTCTGCGAGGAATAA
- a CDS encoding DUF883 domain-containing protein, with product MDQTHQNGNGVSNGQAASGAARDKLMDGLKTAIGEAEHYLSDAGEQVGDKASEVRARFEDTLRTARTDLRKLEDSVIARSHEVAQVADVYVRDNPWKAVGVGAAVGVLLGILVSRR from the coding sequence ATGGATCAAACTCATCAGAACGGCAACGGCGTCTCCAACGGACAGGCCGCCAGCGGCGCGGCACGCGACAAATTGATGGACGGCTTGAAGACCGCCATCGGCGAAGCGGAACACTATCTCAGCGATGCCGGCGAACAAGTCGGCGACAAGGCCTCCGAGGTCCGCGCCCGCTTCGAGGACACGTTGCGCACCGCCAGGACCGACCTGCGCAAACTCGAGGACAGCGTCATCGCCCGCAGCCACGAGGTGGCGCAAGTGGCCGACGTGTATGTGCGCGACAACCCGTGGAAAGCGGTCGGCGTGGGCGCGGCCGTCGGCGTGCTGCTCGGCATCCTGGTGTCGCGCCGCTAA